DNA sequence from the Methylobacterium sp. SyP6R genome:
GGGGCCCCATGGACCCCAGTCGCGTTCGAAATTGGTCAGGGCCTCGTTGTCCTCGTCCAACTCCCGCGCTCTCGTGATGAAACCTGGCGCCTTCTCGGCGTGCCGAAAGACGGCCGGGGTAATGGCTTCGAAGCCGCGGACGACCTCGCTCCCGTAGGGCTTCAGCATTATCGCGAAGGTCGTGAAGGCGAGTCGAGACATGGGCTTCCTCAGAGCTTGAGCTGGCCCCGCAGGACCGTGACGCACCGACCGCCGACGGCATGGCGCCGGGCGGCGCCCTCGTCCGCTGCCGAGATCAGGACCCGCCCGGGCCGGCTGATCTCGGCTCCTTGTTCGAACACGAGTTCGCCGGGCGGTGGCGGGCTGCCAGACAGGAGGAAGGCCGCGAGCGCTCCGGCGCAGGAGCCGCAGACCGGATCCTCGTAGATGCCCTCGGCCGGTGCGAAGCTCCGTAGCCGAGCGGCGACGCCTGGACAGGGTGCGCGGACGAAGACGGTGAGACCCACAGCGTCGTGGGCCCGTGTGATCCGGGTGATCGCGGAGAAATCAGGTGTGAGCGCTGCCAGCGCCGCGGGGCCGTCGAGCTCAACCAGGAGCCAGGGTACGCCCGTCGCTGCGCGCACCACCGGCCGGTCTAGCACACTCTCCAGTGCGATCCCGAGCGCCGCCGCCACCTTCTCGGGAACGATGTCGGTCTGGGTTAGGCTGGCCTCTGGCATCTGGACGAACCATGTCGCTCCGGGATTGGCGCGCTGGACGGTCACGAGACCGATTCCACATTCCTGTCGCAGTCCGATGGCCGTTGATCCCGTCGCCTCCGTGAAGGCGTGCGCCGCCGCCAACGTCGGATGACCGGCGAACCGGAGCTCACGCTTGGTCGTGAAGATGCGAACTCTGAAATCGCCGCCCTCCTCTGGAGGGGCCAGGAACACGGTCTCGGAAAGATTGGTCTCGCGCGCGATTGCCTGCAGCATGTCATCTGGCAGATCGGCAGCGCCGAATATCACCGCCGCCGGGTTTCCGGATAGCGGCCTCTCGGCAAAGACGTCCACCTGCCAGAGCTCAAGCCGCGTCGTGGTCGAAGGAAAGTTCATGGATTCGTTCTCGCACGTCCGCTCGTGAAGAGTTTGGACTGGCTCCGCTCCCGAGCAACGCGGCGGGACCAAGTGCAATGGGGCTAACCGGGTGAGGTCGGCCGGCATCACGGTCAGAGGACGATCTCCTGCTCAACTCGCGAGCCGAGGCTGGACCGCTTCGTGGCTGACAGCCTCTCCAAGAAGGGCGAGGGCATCCTCCACCTCCGTCCTGCCGATTGTCAGCGGCGGCAGCAGCTTCAGCACCTCGTCCCGGCGGCCGCAGGTCTCGGCGATTACGCCGCCAGCGAACAGGCGCCGCGAGAGCGCTGTCGCGACTTGAGCCTCCGCGAACGACAATCCGATGAAGAGGCCGCGGCCTTTCACTTGAGCGGTACCGCCCGGCAGGTTCGCGGTGATGCGCAGCAGACCCTCCCGCAGGAGCGCTGCCGTCCCGGCCACCTCTCCCACGAAGCGATCGTCCGTCCAGTAAGTCTCGATGGCCGCTGCCGCGCCCACGAAAGCCAAATTGTTGCCGCGGAACGTCCCGTTGTGCTCGCCCGGCTGCCAGCGGTCGAGGTCAGGCCGGATCAGGACTAGCGAGAATGGCGTCCCGAAGCCGGACAGGGATTTCGACAACACCACGATGTCCGGCTCGATGCCGAAGGGCTCGAAGGAGAAGAAGCTTCCGGTCCTGCCGTTCCCGGCTTGGATGTCGTCGATGATCAGGATGGCGCCCAGCTCCCGCGCCAGGACGGCAATCCGCCGCACCCAAGACGCGGATGCCGTATTCAAGCCACCCTCGCCCTGGACCATCTCAACGAGGATCGCAGCAGGGCGATCGACGCCGGATCCGCCCTCCAGCAGCATCGGGGTGATAAAGTCGAGCGTATCGACCTCGTCGCCGAGGAAGCCATCGTAGGGCATGAAGGTGGTGTTCGCGAGCGGCGCGCTCGCCCCGGCTCGCTTGGCTGGGTTGGCCGTCGCCGCCAGGGCGCCGAGCGTCATGCCATGGAAGCCGTTCGTGAACGCGACCACGTTAGTGCGCCCCGTCACCTTCCGGGCAAGCTTTAGGGCAGCTTCGATAGCGTTGGTTCCTGTCGGGCCTGGGAACTGCATTTTGTAGTTCAACTGGCGCCGCGATAGGATGTGGCGCTGGAACACGTCGATGAAATTCGCTTTTGCTTCCGTGTGGAGGTCGAGAGAATGAACTATGCCGCCACTCGTGAGGTAATCGATCACGCGCCCGACGATCGCCGGGTTGTTGTGGCCATAGTTCAAAGT
Encoded proteins:
- a CDS encoding PhzF family phenazine biosynthesis protein codes for the protein MNFPSTTTRLELWQVDVFAERPLSGNPAAVIFGAADLPDDMLQAIARETNLSETVFLAPPEEGGDFRVRIFTTKRELRFAGHPTLAAAHAFTEATGSTAIGLRQECGIGLVTVQRANPGATWFVQMPEASLTQTDIVPEKVAAALGIALESVLDRPVVRAATGVPWLLVELDGPAALAALTPDFSAITRITRAHDAVGLTVFVRAPCPGVAARLRSFAPAEGIYEDPVCGSCAGALAAFLLSGSPPPPGELVFEQGAEISRPGRVLISAADEGAARRHAVGGRCVTVLRGQLKL
- the ectB gene encoding diaminobutyrate--2-oxoglutarate transaminase; the encoded protein is MNAHVFDRFESEVRSYCRSFPTIFARGEGVWMTDVGGRRYLDLLSGAGTLNYGHNNPAIVGRVIDYLTSGGIVHSLDLHTEAKANFIDVFQRHILSRRQLNYKMQFPGPTGTNAIEAALKLARKVTGRTNVVAFTNGFHGMTLGALAATANPAKRAGASAPLANTTFMPYDGFLGDEVDTLDFITPMLLEGGSGVDRPAAILVEMVQGEGGLNTASASWVRRIAVLARELGAILIIDDIQAGNGRTGSFFSFEPFGIEPDIVVLSKSLSGFGTPFSLVLIRPDLDRWQPGEHNGTFRGNNLAFVGAAAAIETYWTDDRFVGEVAGTAALLREGLLRITANLPGGTAQVKGRGLFIGLSFAEAQVATALSRRLFAGGVIAETCGRRDEVLKLLPPLTIGRTEVEDALALLGEAVSHEAVQPRLAS